A window from Cryptomeria japonica chromosome 1, Sugi_1.0, whole genome shotgun sequence encodes these proteins:
- the LOC131857973 gene encoding uncharacterized protein LOC131857973, translating into MYSTKFNQYLAYSVSISDVNIRSGKTLQSPVTLVIIELTNEEEEKIEPSPVLQTEEPKNLNPPLPQTLAQPKSVLEPTFDFLGQLKKVSIKIPLCQAINDVTMYSKVIREACLKKLGRKKKDLAIVHVMGKLTNVMLGKLILPKYSDPGSPIVAIMINGIMVQNDLIDLGVAINVMTKEIMQNLNLANTRPTHIVIQLDDSSTFKLDGMIEDIVVTLDYWEYPGHFMVLSPKATLG; encoded by the coding sequence ATGTATTCCACCAAATTTAATCAATACCTTGCATATTCAGTTAGCATCAGTGATGTAAATATTAGGTCAGGAAAAACTTTGCAATCACCTGTTACTCTTGTCATCATAGAGTTAACTAATGAAGAGGAGGAAAAAATAGAACCTAGTCCTGTTTTGCAAACTGAAGAACCTAAGAATTTGAATCCTCCATTACCTCAAACATTAGCTCAACCAAAGTCTGTCCTTGAGCCAACATTTGATTTTCTAGGCCAGCTTAAGAAAGTTTCCATTAAGATACCTCTCTGTCAAGCAATTAATGATGTAACTATGTATAGTAAGGTTATTAGAGAGGCATGCTTGAAGAAACTTGGGAGGAAGAAGAAGGACCTTGCAATAGTTCATGTAATGGGTAAGTTAACTAATGTTATGCTAGGGAAACTAATCTTACCTAAGTATTCAGACCCTGGTAGCCCAATAGTTGCAATAATGATAAATGGGATTATGGTTCAAAATGATCTCATAGATTTAGGAGTTGCTATCAATGTCATGACGAAAGAGATCATGCAGAATCTGAATTTGGCTAATACAAGACCTACTCATATAGTTATTCAACTAGATGATAGTTCTACATTCAAGCtagatggtatgatagaagatattgTCGTCACTCTTGATTATTGGGAGTATCCAGGTCATTTTATGGTTTTATCTCCCAAGGCTACCTTGGGGTGA